A section of the Microbacterium forte genome encodes:
- a CDS encoding LysM peptidoglycan-binding domain-containing protein, producing MTTHAVARRTRYIQLGVPAAVLGTLSAAIAATPVSADAVSSPIERLQSAPTRIASAEAPPASYTVQPGDTISSIANRFGLRTVDVLGWNGLGWRSVIYPGQTLSLTAGATPAAPTAPAQTGSTATHTVAAGDTVFSIAQRHGTSVDAVLAANGLTRESVIYPGQQLALTGAPAPAPAPVPTTAPAPAPVAAGGQTHAVAAGDTLFAIAKKYGTTVAQLYALNGLSSGAIIYPGQSLTVAAAPVAAPSPAPAAVATTPPAQLFATLDAEQAGNASTIIRVGRELGVPDRAIAIALATAMVESSMRNLPSGDRDSLGLFQQRPSMGWGTPEQAVDPDRSTRVFYGGSADPNGQASRGLLDIPGWEALRFTDAAQTVQISAYPERYGQWETQAYQWLGIHG from the coding sequence TTGACAACGCATGCTGTCGCGCGACGGACGCGCTATATCCAGCTCGGGGTACCTGCAGCCGTGCTGGGCACCCTGTCGGCGGCGATCGCCGCCACACCCGTCTCTGCGGATGCCGTCTCCTCGCCGATCGAACGGCTCCAGTCCGCACCGACGCGCATCGCGTCGGCCGAAGCGCCGCCCGCCTCGTATACCGTGCAGCCGGGTGACACGATCTCCTCCATCGCGAACCGCTTCGGGCTGCGGACAGTCGACGTGCTCGGCTGGAACGGACTCGGCTGGCGCTCGGTCATCTACCCGGGGCAGACCCTGTCGTTGACCGCGGGAGCCACCCCCGCGGCGCCCACGGCGCCCGCCCAGACGGGCTCGACTGCGACCCACACCGTCGCTGCCGGCGACACCGTGTTCAGCATCGCGCAGCGGCACGGCACGAGCGTCGACGCCGTGCTCGCCGCGAACGGCCTCACCAGGGAATCCGTCATCTATCCCGGCCAGCAGCTCGCGCTCACCGGCGCTCCGGCGCCCGCTCCGGCCCCGGTCCCGACGACCGCACCCGCTCCCGCTCCCGTGGCGGCCGGCGGCCAGACGCACGCCGTTGCGGCAGGCGACACGCTGTTCGCGATCGCGAAGAAGTACGGCACGACCGTTGCACAGCTCTATGCACTGAACGGCTTGAGCTCTGGGGCGATCATCTACCCCGGTCAGAGCCTGACCGTCGCCGCCGCGCCGGTCGCCGCTCCGTCGCCTGCGCCTGCTGCGGTCGCCACCACGCCCCCGGCGCAGCTGTTCGCGACCCTCGATGCCGAACAGGCCGGCAACGCCTCGACCATCATCCGCGTCGGGCGCGAGCTCGGCGTGCCCGACCGTGCCATCGCGATCGCCCTCGCCACTGCGATGGTCGAGTCGAGCATGCGCAATCTGCCGTCGGGCGACCGCGACTCGCTCGGCCTCTTCCAGCAGCGCCCCAGCATGGGCTGGGGCACCCCCGAGCAGGCGGTCGACCCCGACCGCAGCACGCGGGTGTTCTACGGCGGCTCCGCAGACCCGAACGGACAGGCCTCCCGCGGACTTCTCGACATCCCCGGCTGGGAAGCCCTGCGCTTCACGGATGCCGCGCAGACCGTGCAGATCTCGGCATATCCCGAGCGATACGGCCAGTGGGAGACCCAGGCATATCAGTGGCTCGGCATCCACGGCTGA
- a CDS encoding Rv2175c family DNA-binding protein, whose protein sequence is MSTSGVTATEWLTMPDLVDVLDETLGRVRRLIDEHYLIGSRRSGVFAVPSVFIVDDHPLSSLRGTIIVLQDAGFTDDEVIDWLLAPDDELGRSPIDALLAGHKSAVRRVARTLA, encoded by the coding sequence GTGAGCACCTCCGGCGTCACTGCCACCGAGTGGCTGACCATGCCGGACCTCGTCGATGTGCTCGATGAGACGCTGGGCCGCGTGCGTCGGCTGATCGATGAGCATTACCTCATCGGATCGCGTCGCTCCGGCGTGTTCGCGGTTCCGTCGGTGTTCATCGTCGACGACCACCCGCTGTCTTCGCTGCGCGGCACCATCATCGTCCTGCAGGACGCAGGCTTCACCGATGACGAGGTCATCGACTGGCTTCTCGCTCCCGACGACGAACTGGGTCGCTCGCCGATCGACGCGCTTCTCGCCGGGCACAAGAGCGCCGTCCGCAGGGTCGCCCGAACCCTCGCCTGA
- a CDS encoding polyprenyl synthetase family protein, which produces MRGESADYGADAEGLIDSAADTLVGGKRLRARFCHAGWQAVARFGDRDADESAALWDVCAALEIFQSAALVHDDLIDNSDTRRGRPAAHRALESAHVGAGWRGDPAAFGRSSAILLGDLLVAWSDDLLEDAIEPLPHAAAVRREYGRMRRDVTVGQFLDIAEESAWSVHATDSHVERALRVVSFKSARYSIEQPLVLGAAIADADDDQLLALRRFGHPVGMAFQLRDDLLGVYGDAAVTGKPAGDDLREGKRTVLVALTRQTLDTSARNLFDEMLGDPELTAEQVAFLQATITASGALERVERMIEDYAREADRALSGARLDNAAVGDLRDLARAATVRSA; this is translated from the coding sequence ATGCGGGGCGAGTCCGCCGACTACGGCGCTGATGCCGAGGGTCTGATCGATTCGGCCGCCGACACTCTCGTGGGCGGCAAGCGACTGCGCGCCCGTTTCTGTCATGCAGGCTGGCAGGCCGTCGCACGCTTCGGCGATCGCGACGCCGACGAGTCCGCGGCCCTCTGGGATGTCTGCGCAGCTCTGGAGATCTTCCAGTCCGCGGCGCTCGTGCACGACGACCTGATCGACAACTCCGATACTCGGCGCGGCCGGCCGGCCGCTCACCGCGCCCTGGAGAGCGCCCATGTCGGCGCAGGGTGGCGCGGGGACCCGGCGGCGTTCGGTCGCTCGTCGGCGATCCTCCTCGGCGACCTGCTGGTGGCCTGGAGCGACGACCTTCTCGAGGACGCGATCGAACCGCTCCCCCATGCCGCGGCGGTTCGACGAGAGTACGGCCGCATGCGCCGAGATGTCACCGTCGGCCAGTTCCTCGACATCGCCGAGGAGTCCGCCTGGAGCGTCCACGCCACCGACTCGCACGTCGAGCGCGCCCTGCGGGTGGTCTCGTTCAAGTCCGCGCGGTACAGCATCGAGCAGCCGCTGGTTCTCGGCGCGGCGATCGCAGATGCCGACGACGATCAGCTCCTGGCCCTCCGCCGGTTCGGTCATCCGGTCGGGATGGCGTTTCAGCTTCGCGACGACCTGCTCGGCGTCTACGGCGATGCCGCGGTCACAGGCAAGCCGGCGGGCGACGACCTGCGCGAGGGCAAGCGGACGGTGCTCGTCGCCCTCACGAGGCAGACGCTCGACACGTCGGCCCGCAACCTGTTCGATGAGATGCTCGGCGATCCCGAGCTCACGGCAGAGCAGGTCGCGTTCCTGCAGGCGACCATCACGGCATCCGGCGCTCTCGAGCGTGTGGAGCGGATGATCGAGGATTACGCACGGGAAGCCGATCGGGCGCTCTCCGGAGCGCGACTCGACAATGCGGCTGTCGGCGACCTCCGGGATCTCGCACGCGCGGCGACGGTGCGATCGGCCTGA
- a CDS encoding DUF3040 domain-containing protein, translated as MPLSEQEQRLLDEMERHLLHNDADVVSAPSGDRALSYRNLVYGALLLLAGVGGLIVGVVLGDVWGVVVGVIGFAAMLGGVMIAVTPVRKPLSAVPRERAPKQRSSASFMDRMNDRWDRRQDGN; from the coding sequence ATGCCACTCTCCGAACAGGAGCAGCGTCTGCTCGATGAGATGGAACGCCATCTCCTCCACAACGACGCCGATGTCGTCAGTGCGCCGTCAGGCGATCGAGCTCTCAGCTACCGCAACCTCGTCTACGGAGCTCTTCTGCTCCTCGCCGGGGTAGGCGGACTGATCGTCGGAGTCGTGCTCGGAGACGTCTGGGGCGTCGTGGTTGGCGTCATCGGATTCGCCGCCATGCTCGGGGGCGTCATGATCGCCGTGACCCCCGTTCGCAAGCCCCTCTCTGCAGTACCTCGCGAGCGCGCACCCAAGCAGCGCAGTTCGGCATCCTTCATGGATCGCATGAACGATCGATGGGATCGCCGCCAAGACGGCAACTGA
- the mraZ gene encoding division/cell wall cluster transcriptional repressor MraZ, which yields MLLGTHSPKLDDKGRVILPAKFREDLGGGIVVTRGQERCLYVFSTAEFEAMHERIRQAPLANKQARDFMRLFLSGASAEMPDSQNRITIPVHLRQYAGLQKELIVTGVGAHAEIWDAESWNNYLAAGEETYSDLEQEVIPGLF from the coding sequence ATGTTGCTGGGAACGCATTCTCCGAAGTTGGACGACAAGGGACGGGTCATCCTTCCCGCGAAGTTCCGCGAAGACCTCGGTGGCGGCATCGTCGTCACCAGAGGGCAGGAGCGCTGCCTCTACGTCTTCAGCACGGCCGAGTTCGAGGCGATGCACGAACGGATCCGTCAGGCGCCGCTCGCGAACAAGCAGGCGCGTGACTTCATGCGCCTGTTCCTCTCCGGTGCGAGTGCGGAGATGCCAGACAGCCAGAACCGCATCACCATCCCCGTGCACCTCCGTCAGTACGCGGGCTTGCAGAAGGAACTCATCGTCACCGGAGTCGGCGCCCACGCCGAGATCTGGGATGCCGAGAGCTGGAACAACTACCTCGCAGCCGGCGAGGAGACCTACTCCGATCTCGAGCAGGAGGTGATTCCGGGACTCTTCTGA
- the rsmH gene encoding 16S rRNA (cytosine(1402)-N(4))-methyltransferase RsmH, protein MNLRDIHTPVLLDRCVELLAPALQADGAVLVDATLGMGGHSEALLERFPHIRLVGLDRDTDALRIAGERLARFKDRITLVHTVYDEIGLHAQSAAGILFDLGVSSLQLDEAERGFAYSKDAPLDMRMDQTKGVTAAEVIATYNEGNLRRIFERYGEEKLAGRYARFIIAAREKQPITRSGELVEILQAATPAAAQRAGHPAKRVFQALRIEVNAELNVLADAIPSAMDALAVGGRIVVMSYQSLEDRLVKQAFAAGAASTAPRGLPVELPEHAPRFRIITKGAELADDDERARNPRAIPVRLRAAEKVRESS, encoded by the coding sequence ATGAACCTCCGCGACATCCACACCCCCGTTCTGCTCGACCGCTGCGTCGAGCTCCTCGCTCCCGCCCTTCAGGCCGACGGAGCAGTGCTCGTCGATGCCACCCTCGGCATGGGTGGTCACTCCGAGGCGCTGCTCGAGCGGTTCCCCCACATCCGTCTCGTCGGACTCGACCGTGACACCGACGCCCTGCGCATCGCGGGGGAGCGGCTCGCCCGCTTCAAGGACCGGATCACACTCGTGCACACCGTCTACGACGAGATCGGGCTGCACGCCCAGAGCGCGGCCGGCATCCTCTTCGATCTCGGCGTCTCGTCTCTGCAGCTCGACGAGGCGGAGCGCGGCTTCGCGTACTCCAAGGACGCCCCGCTCGACATGCGCATGGATCAGACGAAGGGCGTCACGGCCGCCGAGGTCATCGCGACCTACAACGAGGGCAACCTGCGTCGCATCTTCGAGCGCTACGGCGAGGAGAAGCTCGCCGGTCGGTACGCGCGGTTCATCATCGCCGCACGCGAGAAGCAGCCGATCACCCGATCCGGTGAACTCGTCGAGATCCTCCAAGCGGCCACGCCCGCGGCGGCTCAGCGTGCCGGGCACCCTGCCAAGCGCGTCTTCCAGGCCCTGCGCATCGAGGTGAACGCCGAGCTCAACGTGCTGGCGGACGCGATCCCGTCTGCCATGGACGCTCTCGCCGTCGGCGGGCGCATCGTGGTCATGTCGTACCAGTCTCTCGAGGATCGACTCGTGAAGCAGGCCTTCGCCGCCGGCGCCGCCTCCACAGCACCCCGGGGTCTGCCCGTCGAACTGCCGGAGCATGCGCCCCGCTTCCGCATCATCACCAAGGGAGCGGAGCTCGCCGACGACGACGAGCGCGCGCGCAACCCCCGCGCGATTCCGGTCAGACTGCGTGCCGCAGAGAAAGTGCGGGAGAGCTCATGA
- a CDS encoding peptidoglycan D,D-transpeptidase FtsI family protein produces MTTRATRTPRRRTVVALAVILAILAAFVVRLVDIQVVKADEHVAQSLEFIAHRTSIPGERGSVVDSDGSVLAESVLVYDAQLSPQVIRLLEEDDKNPPKLPWAEASTRIAEIMGLDADELRAEVAAKLAEDPDSQYLPLVKGLSTEKYIELRELKVSSYLVMKPREVRVYPNGAVAGNLLGYLDGTGTAQAGVEKMDEKCLAPTDGEESYRTGKNNVVIPGSESRVDAVDGGTVQLTINSDLQWYMQQMIAEEAQAQGAKGGTVTVVEVGTGKIRAAAEWPTMDPNDLDASSPETWTSKLFTYPFEPGSTFKAVTAAAVMENAGVTMTSPTVSASSHEKFENGAVINDAFVHPTFQYTLAGALIDSSNVALSKFGTMVSPDIRHDYLERFGVGETTVGFPSETSGEIHPTSEWDNQSLYTTTFGQYFTVTAPQLAGAYQAIANGGQKIGLSLVESCTAPDGTVVTPQAPEPEQIVKPETAADLTRMLENVAVQGGNADRIQVPGYRVTSKTGTAQIPDGKGGYKSGVYYTSMVGFAPVDDPQYVVVVTLDEPTRVTSSAATASAFQKAMTQTMKTYRVMPSSSPMDALLPKFE; encoded by the coding sequence ATGACGACACGAGCAACCCGCACGCCGCGGCGACGCACGGTCGTCGCGCTCGCGGTGATCCTGGCGATCCTGGCTGCGTTCGTCGTGCGCCTCGTCGACATCCAGGTGGTCAAGGCCGACGAGCACGTCGCCCAGTCGCTCGAGTTCATCGCCCACCGCACCTCGATCCCGGGCGAGCGGGGATCAGTGGTCGACAGCGACGGATCGGTGCTCGCCGAGAGCGTCCTGGTCTACGACGCGCAGCTCAGCCCTCAGGTCATCCGGCTGCTGGAGGAGGACGACAAGAACCCTCCGAAGCTGCCGTGGGCCGAGGCGTCGACCCGCATCGCCGAGATCATGGGCCTGGACGCAGACGAGCTGCGGGCAGAGGTCGCGGCGAAGCTCGCGGAGGACCCCGACTCGCAGTACCTGCCGCTGGTCAAGGGCCTCAGCACCGAGAAGTACATCGAGCTGCGGGAACTCAAGGTGTCGTCGTACCTCGTCATGAAGCCGCGCGAGGTCAGGGTCTACCCGAACGGAGCGGTCGCAGGAAACCTCCTCGGGTACCTCGACGGCACCGGCACCGCGCAGGCCGGCGTCGAGAAGATGGACGAGAAGTGCCTCGCTCCCACAGACGGCGAGGAGTCGTATCGCACCGGCAAGAACAACGTCGTCATCCCCGGCAGCGAGAGCAGGGTGGATGCCGTCGACGGCGGCACCGTGCAGCTGACGATCAACAGCGATCTGCAGTGGTACATGCAGCAGATGATCGCCGAGGAGGCGCAGGCCCAGGGCGCCAAGGGCGGCACGGTCACCGTGGTCGAGGTCGGCACCGGAAAGATCCGCGCCGCGGCCGAATGGCCGACCATGGACCCCAACGATCTCGACGCCTCGTCGCCGGAGACCTGGACCAGCAAGCTCTTCACCTACCCGTTCGAGCCGGGGTCGACCTTCAAGGCGGTGACCGCTGCAGCCGTCATGGAGAACGCCGGCGTGACCATGACGAGTCCGACCGTCTCGGCGTCCTCGCACGAGAAGTTCGAGAACGGTGCCGTGATCAACGACGCATTCGTCCACCCCACCTTCCAGTACACCCTCGCCGGCGCACTCATCGACTCCTCGAACGTCGCGCTGTCGAAGTTCGGCACGATGGTGAGCCCGGACATCCGGCACGACTACCTCGAGCGTTTCGGAGTGGGAGAGACCACGGTCGGCTTCCCCAGCGAGACGTCCGGTGAGATCCACCCCACGAGCGAGTGGGACAACCAGTCGCTGTACACGACCACCTTCGGTCAGTACTTCACGGTGACCGCTCCCCAGCTCGCCGGCGCCTACCAGGCGATCGCCAACGGCGGACAGAAGATCGGCCTCTCACTGGTCGAGTCCTGCACGGCACCCGACGGCACGGTGGTAACCCCCCAGGCGCCCGAGCCGGAGCAGATCGTCAAGCCCGAGACCGCCGCCGACCTGACGCGGATGCTCGAGAACGTCGCCGTACAGGGCGGCAACGCCGACCGGATCCAGGTCCCCGGCTACCGCGTGACGAGCAAGACCGGTACCGCACAGATCCCCGACGGCAAGGGCGGATACAAGTCCGGCGTGTACTACACGAGCATGGTGGGCTTCGCTCCGGTCGACGATCCGCAGTACGTCGTGGTGGTGACTCTCGATGAGCCGACTAGAGTTACATCGTCTGCTGCTACCGCCTCGGCCTTCCAGAAGGCGATGACCCAGACCATGAAGACCTACCGCGTGATGCCGTCCTCCAGCCCGATGGACGCACTGCTTCCGAAGTTCGAATAG
- a CDS encoding UDP-N-acetylmuramoyl-tripeptide--D-alanyl-D-alanine ligase encodes MIALSLAEIAAVVGGDLRLAGSSTADTVVDGVVDTDSRNMVPGSVFVAKPGAETDGHRFVGSALAAGAALAIVEHAVDDEITQIIVPDVIVALADLAREVVARVRAAGDLKIVGITGSNGKTTTKNFLARILADEGETVAPINSYNNEVGAPVTMLRVTYDTRFLVSEFGADAPGSIARLAGLVEPDIAVVLMVGMAHAGGFGGIEATAKAKSELVAAARPEGTAVLNIDDSRVAAMGELARSRGMQVVSFGQSTAADVQAHDLEVTASGTSCIIEAAGQSLPLRLRVLGAHHIGNALAAIAAAGVLGVSASDAIARLETVEIAERWRMQPMGSDRVRIINDAYNASPDSMSAALRTLAQITGPGERTVAVLGAMSELGETAGEEHDRIGLLAVRLNIQRIVVVGPEARRLYISAIGEGSWDSEAIFFPDQDAAFDYLRTELRDGDRVLVKSSNSVGLRHLGDRLGELFS; translated from the coding sequence ATGATCGCCCTGTCGCTTGCCGAGATCGCCGCTGTCGTCGGGGGTGATCTCCGCCTCGCCGGTTCTTCGACCGCCGACACCGTCGTCGACGGTGTGGTCGACACCGACTCGCGAAACATGGTGCCCGGATCCGTCTTCGTCGCGAAGCCGGGAGCAGAGACCGACGGACATCGATTCGTCGGCTCGGCGCTGGCCGCCGGTGCTGCGCTCGCGATCGTCGAGCACGCAGTCGATGACGAGATCACGCAGATCATCGTTCCCGACGTCATCGTCGCCCTCGCCGACCTCGCACGGGAGGTCGTCGCGCGCGTGCGCGCAGCGGGCGACCTCAAGATCGTCGGGATCACCGGGTCGAACGGCAAGACGACGACCAAGAACTTCCTCGCCCGCATCCTCGCCGACGAGGGCGAGACCGTCGCGCCCATCAACTCGTACAACAACGAGGTCGGCGCGCCGGTCACCATGCTGCGCGTCACATACGACACACGCTTCCTCGTCAGCGAGTTCGGTGCGGATGCGCCGGGGAGCATCGCCCGCCTCGCCGGACTCGTCGAGCCCGACATCGCGGTGGTGCTGATGGTCGGCATGGCTCACGCCGGCGGTTTCGGCGGCATCGAGGCGACGGCCAAGGCCAAGTCCGAGCTCGTGGCCGCTGCGAGGCCCGAAGGCACCGCTGTGCTCAACATCGACGACTCCCGTGTGGCCGCCATGGGCGAGCTCGCGCGGTCGCGGGGAATGCAGGTCGTCAGCTTCGGGCAGAGCACCGCGGCGGACGTGCAGGCCCACGACCTCGAGGTCACCGCGTCCGGCACCTCGTGCATCATCGAAGCGGCGGGGCAGAGCCTGCCCCTTCGCCTGCGGGTGCTCGGCGCGCACCACATCGGCAACGCGCTTGCGGCCATCGCAGCAGCGGGGGTTCTGGGCGTGTCGGCATCTGACGCCATCGCGCGTCTCGAGACGGTCGAGATCGCGGAGCGGTGGCGGATGCAGCCCATGGGCAGCGACCGGGTGCGAATCATCAACGATGCCTACAACGCCAGCCCCGACTCCATGTCGGCGGCGCTGCGCACTCTCGCCCAGATCACCGGCCCGGGGGAGCGGACGGTCGCGGTGCTCGGCGCCATGAGCGAGCTCGGTGAGACCGCCGGCGAGGAGCACGACCGGATCGGACTGCTGGCCGTCCGGCTGAACATCCAGCGGATCGTCGTCGTGGGCCCCGAGGCCCGCAGGCTCTACATCTCGGCCATCGGCGAAGGCTCCTGGGACAGCGAGGCCATCTTCTTCCCCGACCAGGACGCAGCGTTCGACTACCTGCGCACCGAACTCCGAGACGGCGACCGCGTGCTCGTGAAGTCCTCCAATTCCGTGGGCCTCCGGCACCTCGGCGATCGTCTGGGAGAATTGTTCTCGTGA